A window from Sphingomonas aliaeris encodes these proteins:
- a CDS encoding SRPBCC domain-containing protein: MTTIDNVTTLSVSPLRVWTVLTDFAGHPQWKPFIQLSGAAVCGGDANYTFRIGGLDKPVTAKADIIRVDKPLAFAWTAGVARFLLFEESYALESDPAGTRLRHSLRFSGILGRPLWALMRRRLQASLVQSDRCLDRQLRRLSAVPVSNRRTGPARTGARRQR, encoded by the coding sequence ATGACGACGATCGACAATGTAACGACACTCTCCGTATCCCCGCTGCGTGTCTGGACGGTCCTCACGGACTTCGCCGGCCACCCGCAGTGGAAGCCGTTCATCCAGCTTTCCGGTGCCGCGGTCTGCGGCGGTGATGCCAACTACACGTTCCGCATCGGCGGACTCGACAAGCCGGTGACGGCCAAGGCGGATATCATCCGCGTCGATAAGCCGCTGGCGTTCGCATGGACGGCGGGCGTCGCCAGGTTCTTGCTGTTCGAGGAATCTTACGCGCTGGAAAGCGATCCCGCTGGAACCCGCCTGCGCCATAGCCTGCGCTTCTCAGGCATCTTGGGTCGTCCGCTCTGGGCACTGATGCGCCGCAGGCTTCAAGCAAGCCTCGTGCAGTCGGACAGGTGCCTCGATCGCCAGCTTCGGCGCCTGTCGGCGGTGCCGGTTTCCAATAGACGGACTGGACCTGCGCGCACTGGGGCACGGAGGCAGCGATGA
- a CDS encoding cation transporter: MSNLVSKTSGTDRQRRTLWIVLILNAGLALAFVATGLFGDSSALIANGLDNGSDAAVYGLSLVALSRGARWKQAAARVSGIMLLLFAVAVLIDVARRFTQGSDPIGPTMIGMSIVAGIINYLCLRLLQKLENKDVNLRAATTFSLNDFISNGGIVVAGVLVMWLGVNWPDLVVGLATAAIQLWGGIKILRDAKQDARKNKDNQNG, encoded by the coding sequence ATGAGCAATCTTGTATCTAAAACCAGCGGGACGGATCGCCAGCGACGTACGCTCTGGATCGTCCTGATCCTCAATGCCGGGCTTGCACTGGCGTTCGTCGCCACAGGACTGTTCGGTGATTCCAGTGCGCTGATCGCCAATGGCCTCGATAACGGCTCCGATGCCGCGGTATATGGGCTCAGCCTTGTTGCGTTGAGCCGCGGCGCACGCTGGAAGCAAGCTGCGGCCAGGGTGTCCGGCATCATGCTGCTCCTGTTCGCGGTCGCGGTCCTCATCGATGTCGCGCGGCGTTTTACCCAGGGCAGCGATCCGATCGGCCCGACTATGATCGGCATGTCGATTGTCGCTGGCATCATCAATTATCTGTGTCTGCGCCTCCTGCAAAAGCTGGAGAACAAGGACGTCAACCTGCGCGCGGCGACGACCTTCAGCCTCAACGACTTCATCTCGAACGGCGGGATCGTCGTCGCTGGCGTCCTTGTCATGTGGTTGGGCGTGAACTGGCCGGACCTCGTGGTCGGGCTGGCGACAGCCGCAATCCAGTTGTGGGGCGGCATCAAGATCCTGCGTGACGCGAAACAGGACGCGCGCAAAAACAAGGACAATCAGAATGGCTGA
- a CDS encoding heavy metal translocating P-type ATPase yields the protein MAEKTRLDLAVVLPDVPDAADACVARLVQRLADREGVSEAHVVPASGEAPAQLCIHYDPDQLPLSRIREVATGAGAQIGERYGHAVFDIGTMHQRRARTLSDRLKAVSGVLEAEVAASGRVRVEFDREQTDESTIRGTVVEREAAVPQAASDDHAGHDHGPGEHDHGKEGHNHNHGGILGPNTELFFALGCGAVLGIGFAIEKLVAGAPSWLPLACYLIAYVLGGFFTVREAIDNLRMRRFEIDTLMLVAAAGAAALGAWAEGALLLFLFSFGHALEHYAMGRAKRAIEALAELAPKTAFVRREGRISELSVDTLVVGDIVVVKPNARLPADGFLTLGSSSINQAPVTGESIPVDKTAVTDADQARADPDRVDAASRVFAGTINGSGAIEIEVTRLSTDSALAKVVKMVSEAETQKSPTQRMTDRFERVFVPVVLGLAVLLLFAWVVIDEPFRDSFYRSMAVLVAASPCALAIATPSAVLSGVARAARGGVLVKGGGPLENLGSLTAIAFDKTGTLTEGQPKITDVVAMTDIAEDRLLTTAVAVETLSDHPLAAAIVKDGRTRLNDVALPQASDLESLTGRGVRAMLEGDPVTIGKAEMFGNDGIAALTDETMAAVERLRAGGRTTMVVRRGEVDLGVIGLMDTPRTAAKATLATLRTLGITRMIMISGDNQAVADAIAREVGIDEAWGDLMPEDKVEAIKKLRGDGKVAMVGDGVNDAPAMANATVGIAMGAAGSDVALETADVALMADDLAHLPFAVGLSRQTRSIIRQNVFVSLGVVAILVPATIFGLGIGAAVAMHEGSTLLVVVNALRLLAYRDRFVVARTG from the coding sequence ATGGCTGAGAAGACCAGGCTCGACCTCGCCGTCGTCCTGCCCGACGTCCCGGATGCGGCTGACGCCTGCGTCGCGCGGCTTGTTCAACGGCTGGCGGACCGCGAGGGCGTCAGCGAAGCGCACGTCGTCCCCGCCAGTGGCGAGGCGCCGGCGCAACTGTGCATCCATTACGATCCGGACCAGCTCCCGCTATCCCGTATTCGCGAGGTCGCGACCGGCGCGGGCGCGCAGATAGGTGAGCGCTACGGCCATGCCGTATTCGACATCGGCACGATGCATCAGCGGCGCGCCCGCACCCTTAGCGATCGATTGAAGGCTGTGTCCGGCGTTCTGGAGGCCGAGGTTGCTGCAAGTGGCCGGGTGCGGGTCGAGTTCGACCGGGAACAGACCGACGAATCTACGATCCGCGGCACCGTCGTCGAGCGCGAAGCAGCCGTCCCGCAGGCCGCTAGCGACGATCACGCCGGCCATGACCATGGCCCCGGCGAGCACGATCACGGCAAGGAGGGGCATAACCACAATCATGGCGGCATCCTGGGGCCGAACACCGAGCTGTTCTTCGCATTGGGCTGCGGTGCCGTCCTCGGCATCGGCTTCGCGATCGAGAAGCTGGTCGCCGGGGCGCCGTCGTGGTTGCCGCTCGCCTGCTACCTGATCGCCTATGTGTTGGGCGGTTTCTTCACCGTCCGCGAGGCGATCGACAATCTGCGGATGCGCCGGTTCGAGATCGACACGCTGATGCTGGTCGCCGCAGCGGGTGCAGCCGCGCTTGGCGCTTGGGCGGAAGGCGCGCTGCTGCTATTCCTGTTCAGCTTTGGCCACGCGCTCGAACATTATGCAATGGGTCGCGCCAAGCGGGCGATCGAGGCCCTGGCTGAGCTGGCGCCCAAAACCGCCTTCGTCCGCCGGGAAGGCAGGATCAGCGAGCTTTCCGTCGACACGCTGGTGGTCGGCGACATCGTCGTGGTCAAACCCAATGCACGGTTGCCTGCCGACGGCTTCCTGACGCTGGGTTCGAGCAGCATCAACCAGGCGCCGGTGACGGGCGAAAGTATCCCGGTCGACAAGACCGCAGTCACTGATGCGGATCAGGCACGAGCCGATCCCGACCGCGTCGACGCCGCCAGCCGCGTGTTCGCCGGCACGATCAACGGCAGCGGCGCGATCGAGATCGAGGTCACGCGTCTGTCGACCGACAGCGCGCTCGCCAAGGTCGTGAAGATGGTCAGCGAGGCCGAGACGCAGAAGTCGCCGACGCAGCGAATGACCGATCGGTTCGAACGGGTGTTCGTGCCCGTGGTGCTGGGCCTCGCCGTTCTGCTACTGTTCGCGTGGGTCGTCATCGACGAACCCTTCCGCGACAGCTTCTACCGCTCGATGGCGGTCCTCGTCGCAGCCAGCCCCTGCGCGCTCGCGATTGCGACACCAAGCGCAGTCCTGTCGGGTGTCGCCCGCGCTGCGCGCGGTGGTGTGCTGGTAAAGGGCGGTGGCCCGCTGGAGAACCTTGGTTCGCTGACCGCCATCGCCTTTGATAAGACCGGCACGCTAACGGAAGGCCAGCCCAAGATCACCGATGTCGTCGCAATGACGGACATCGCCGAAGATCGGCTGCTCACGACGGCCGTCGCCGTGGAGACCCTGAGCGATCATCCTCTAGCTGCGGCGATCGTGAAGGACGGTAGGACGCGCCTCAACGACGTAGCACTTCCGCAGGCAAGCGACCTCGAAAGTCTGACTGGCCGGGGTGTCCGAGCAATGCTGGAGGGCGATCCGGTCACGATCGGCAAGGCCGAGATGTTCGGCAACGACGGCATCGCCGCATTGACCGATGAAACGATGGCCGCAGTCGAACGGCTCCGTGCGGGCGGGCGGACGACGATGGTCGTGCGACGCGGCGAGGTGGATCTGGGGGTCATCGGGCTGATGGACACGCCGCGGACTGCCGCCAAGGCGACACTGGCGACGCTGCGCACCCTCGGCATCACCCGTATGATTATGATCTCGGGCGATAATCAAGCGGTCGCGGATGCGATTGCGCGCGAGGTCGGCATCGACGAAGCGTGGGGCGACCTGATGCCGGAAGACAAGGTCGAGGCGATCAAGAAGCTGCGCGGTGACGGCAAGGTCGCGATGGTGGGCGACGGCGTAAACGACGCACCCGCGATGGCCAATGCGACCGTTGGGATCGCGATGGGCGCGGCGGGGTCAGACGTCGCGCTGGAGACCGCCGATGTCGCGCTGATGGCGGACGATCTGGCCCATCTGCCGTTCGCGGTCGGCCTGTCGCGACAGACCCGATCGATAATTCGGCAGAATGTCTTTGTCAGCTTGGGCGTGGTGGCGATCCTGGTCCCTGCGACGATCTTTGGTCTCGGGATCGGGGCTGCCGTCGCCATGCACGAAGGGTCAACGTTGCTCGTGGTCGTGAATGCGTTGCGCCTGCTCGCGTATCGCGACCGGTTCGTCGTGGCGCGGACCGGCTGA
- the fliE gene encoding flagellar hook-basal body complex protein FliE, whose product MSDPTVSGVLAVRAQILARSQTLNRLTPPEVTPGAVSTVPRTEAPATFGDTLKSIVGKVNAAQEAEDVATERYERGETTDIATVALMQNRASISFEATLQVRNKLLSAYKDIMSMPLG is encoded by the coding sequence ATGTCCGATCCCACCGTGTCCGGTGTCCTTGCCGTCCGTGCGCAGATCCTTGCGCGCAGTCAGACGCTCAACCGCCTGACGCCACCAGAAGTGACGCCTGGGGCGGTTTCGACCGTGCCGCGGACCGAAGCGCCGGCGACATTTGGAGACACCCTGAAGAGCATCGTCGGCAAGGTGAACGCGGCACAGGAAGCCGAGGACGTCGCCACCGAACGCTACGAGCGTGGCGAGACTACCGATATCGCCACCGTGGCGCTGATGCAGAACCGCGCTTCGATATCCTTCGAGGCGACGCTTCAGGTCAGGAACAAGCTCCTGTCGGCCTACAAGGACATTATGAGCATGCCCCTTGGATGA
- a CDS encoding ZIP family metal transporter codes for MLALTYTIIPVLAVILGGIFATWRRPGDAFISAMQHLAAGVVFAAAATEILPQVLHAGSPLATFIGGSVGVAVMLGLKAYEARAAGPVALISAVGIDIVVDGLVLGLAFVAGAKAGVLLTVALTLEVLFLGVTLTTELAESTTSKLRIILTVTGLALLLPVGALLAIPVAGLSPPIVAGFLCFGLMALLFLVTEELLAEAHEKPDTPLISAMFFVGFLSLLLIEEIAM; via the coding sequence ATGCTGGCGCTGACCTATACGATCATTCCGGTGCTTGCCGTGATCCTGGGCGGCATCTTTGCGACATGGCGTCGGCCCGGCGATGCCTTCATATCCGCGATGCAGCACCTCGCCGCCGGTGTCGTGTTCGCCGCTGCGGCAACCGAAATCCTACCGCAGGTGCTGCACGCCGGCTCACCGCTGGCCACGTTCATCGGTGGATCGGTGGGGGTCGCGGTAATGCTAGGACTGAAGGCGTACGAAGCTCGTGCGGCTGGACCTGTCGCGCTGATATCAGCGGTCGGTATCGACATCGTTGTCGACGGTCTGGTTCTGGGCCTTGCGTTCGTCGCTGGTGCCAAGGCGGGCGTCCTGCTCACCGTCGCGCTCACGCTGGAGGTGCTGTTTCTCGGCGTGACGCTGACAACGGAACTCGCCGAATCCACCACCTCGAAACTAAGGATCATCCTTACCGTGACGGGTCTAGCGCTGCTGCTGCCGGTCGGTGCGCTGCTGGCGATCCCGGTCGCTGGCCTGTCGCCTCCGATAGTCGCGGGCTTCCTGTGCTTCGGCCTCATGGCACTCCTGTTCCTCGTCACCGAAGAGTTGCTGGCCGAAGCACACGAGAAGCCGGACACGCCGCTCATCAGTGCGATGTTCTTCGTCGGCTTCCTCTCGCTCCTCCTCATTGAGGAAATCGCGATGTGA
- the copM gene encoding CopM family metallochaperone, which translates to MSIIKAQWLILGVAAALSACSAEKPSYQFTSNESGPTDAIHGSNVQHAKDAIHGANPAHDKTSMVMPSTGDPDTDFLRGMIPHHEGAVEMARAEIANGTDPKIREMAEEVIRTQQAEITTMRAWLAERRAARKGS; encoded by the coding sequence ATGTCGATAATCAAGGCACAATGGCTTATTTTGGGCGTGGCTGCGGCCCTGTCCGCGTGTTCGGCCGAGAAGCCTTCGTACCAATTCACGTCGAATGAATCCGGTCCGACCGATGCGATCCATGGATCGAACGTGCAGCATGCCAAGGACGCGATCCACGGGGCGAACCCTGCGCACGATAAGACAAGCATGGTCATGCCATCGACCGGCGATCCGGACACCGACTTCCTGCGCGGCATGATCCCGCATCACGAAGGTGCAGTGGAGATGGCGCGTGCCGAGATCGCCAACGGCACCGATCCGAAAATTCGGGAAATGGCGGAGGAGGTGATCCGAACGCAACAGGCCGAGATCACGACGATGCGGGCTTGGCTTGCCGAGCGTCGAGCTGCCAGAAAGGGCTCCTGA
- a CDS encoding NAD(P)/FAD-dependent oxidoreductase, whose amino-acid sequence MTEYRCDALIIGGGPAGLTAAIYLARYHRRIIVVDEGNSRAKWIPRSHNHAGFPDGIAGEDLLHRMREQAERYGATIVNGRIDTVAQNADDFDACGVGITLSARSILIATGVENRRPSIDAATHRDALERGLLRYCPICDGYEATGQAIGVIGADTHGVAEALFLRTFSDRITLVAHKTLELDACDRGALEAAGIAVAPSALDQIDFAEEHVTLRLADETQLQFDTIYPALGSDSNNALARQLGAKLSDERCIVVDTKQRTSVSGVYAAGDIVISLDQISVAMGHAAIAATTLHNDLRKRDGHTR is encoded by the coding sequence GTGACGGAATATCGATGCGATGCGCTCATCATCGGCGGGGGGCCAGCAGGATTGACCGCCGCGATCTACCTCGCACGCTATCATCGGCGCATTATCGTGGTCGATGAGGGAAACAGCCGGGCGAAATGGATACCGCGTTCGCACAACCACGCCGGTTTTCCGGACGGGATTGCAGGTGAAGACCTTTTACACCGGATGCGCGAACAGGCCGAGCGCTACGGTGCTACGATTGTGAACGGCCGCATCGACACGGTGGCGCAAAACGCTGATGACTTCGACGCTTGCGGAGTTGGAATAACCCTGTCCGCGCGATCGATCCTGATCGCAACGGGAGTCGAGAACCGTCGCCCCTCGATCGACGCTGCGACCCATCGCGACGCACTGGAGCGCGGCCTGCTACGCTACTGCCCGATCTGCGACGGTTATGAAGCGACTGGCCAAGCTATCGGCGTCATCGGCGCGGACACTCATGGCGTCGCTGAGGCGCTGTTTCTCCGCACGTTTTCCGATCGAATAACGCTAGTGGCGCACAAGACGCTCGAACTCGACGCTTGCGACCGCGGGGCGCTGGAGGCGGCAGGTATTGCGGTAGCGCCAAGTGCGCTCGACCAAATCGATTTTGCTGAAGAACACGTAACGCTGCGTCTGGCCGATGAGACACAATTGCAGTTTGACACGATCTACCCAGCGCTCGGTTCGGATAGCAATAACGCCCTTGCGCGGCAGCTCGGGGCCAAGCTCAGCGACGAGCGCTGTATTGTGGTCGACACCAAACAGCGCACCAGCGTTTCGGGCGTTTACGCTGCCGGCGACATCGTCATATCGCTGGATCAGATAAGCGTCGCCATGGGCCATGCAGCTATCGCCGCGACAACTTTGCATAATGACCTTCGCAAGCGCGATGGCCATACCCGCTGA
- a CDS encoding YHS domain-containing protein, with the protein MNDVVDPVCGATIDPHMTRHYVDSEDQRLFFCSSACQQRFEAEPDRYR; encoded by the coding sequence ATGAACGACGTGGTAGATCCGGTCTGCGGCGCAACCATCGACCCTCACATGACGAGACACTACGTCGATAGCGAGGATCAGCGGCTCTTTTTCTGCTCATCGGCATGCCAACAAAGGTTTGAAGCAGAGCCAGACCGGTATCGATGA
- a CDS encoding cation transporter yields the protein MACTSCASDKPGTLNDPKWRRALWIALAINGGMFGVEIVAGITGGSKALQADALDFFGDAANYAISLGVAGMAIAWRARAAMLKGATLAVLGLYVLLAAGWGALYGTVPHAEVMGIIGVAALIANLLVAVMLYRFRSGDANMRSVWICSRNDAIGNIAVVLAAGGVFGLNSAWPDLVVATLMAVLGLSGGFQIMRQARAELRSGLTPAPSAYRQPLERVG from the coding sequence ATGGCCTGCACGAGCTGCGCGTCCGATAAGCCGGGCACCCTGAACGACCCAAAGTGGCGGCGCGCCTTATGGATCGCGCTCGCCATCAACGGCGGCATGTTTGGGGTCGAAATCGTCGCTGGGATTACGGGCGGATCGAAAGCGCTTCAAGCCGACGCGCTCGACTTTTTCGGTGACGCCGCCAATTACGCGATCAGCTTGGGCGTCGCCGGGATGGCGATAGCTTGGCGCGCGCGGGCAGCGATGCTGAAGGGCGCGACGCTTGCCGTGCTCGGGCTCTATGTCTTGCTCGCGGCAGGCTGGGGGGCGCTTTACGGCACTGTACCCCATGCCGAGGTCATGGGCATCATTGGGGTCGCGGCGCTTATTGCAAACCTGCTGGTCGCAGTCATGCTGTACCGCTTTCGCAGCGGTGACGCGAACATGCGCTCGGTTTGGATCTGCTCGCGCAACGACGCGATCGGCAATATCGCCGTGGTGCTGGCTGCAGGCGGCGTCTTTGGTCTGAACAGCGCCTGGCCTGATCTTGTGGTGGCGACATTGATGGCGGTGCTCGGTCTGTCGGGCGGCTTCCAGATCATGCGACAGGCGCGTGCCGAACTGCGATCTGGTCTCACGCCTGCCCCCTCCGCTTACAGGCAGCCGTTGGAACGGGTTGGGTAA